ACTTTATGTTTAATCCGGACGCAATTACAGTGAGTTCAGCACTTAAAACCGAGTTGGCAGGTTATGGCATTACAGATTATTCCAATCTTGTTCCTGTACAATTGATGAATTTTGAAAGTCTCTTAACTCTAAGAGGATTTATCATGATGGTTGCCGGTGGCTTTTTGGTAGGATTTGGAACCCGGTATGCCGGCGGATGCACAAGTGGTCATGCCATCATGGGACTTTCCAACCTGCAGTGGCCGTCTCTGGTAGCTACAGTCTGCTTTATGATTGGTGGTTTTATTATGGCCAACCTTATTTTACCAATCATTCTTTCCCTTTAACTAAAAATTTAAACAGAAATCAATTATGTCAGACAATAAAAAATTAAGCATTCATCATCAGGACACTGCCTGTACCAACGAAAGCAGCTTAAAACATCCATGGTATCATAACCTGAAATATCTGGTGGCAGGAATTATCTTTGGAATTATTTTTGTGAAAGCTGAGGTGATCAGC
The Chryseobacterium sp. W4I1 DNA segment above includes these coding regions:
- a CDS encoding YeeE/YedE family protein: MLDIIKEPWPWYIAGPLIGLTVPALLILGNKSFGISSSLRHICAACIPAKISFFRYDWRKEAWNLFFVLGIFFGGMIAANFMFNPDAITVSSALKTELAGYGITDYSNLVPVQLMNFESLLTLRGFIMMVAGGFLVGFGTRYAGGCTSGHAIMGLSNLQWPSLVATVCFMIGGFIMANLILPIILSL